One genomic region from Arenicella chitinivorans encodes:
- a CDS encoding NAD(P)H-hydrate dehydratase has protein sequence MDSHIFTGTAVQAIDRYLINDLGKQSAELMQLAGESAFALLQQRFDETARSMLVLCGPGNNGGDGFVVALEALRADWPVQCVAASAPKSEAAKQAFNRYREAGGQLSPVDQVMGGETCYEVVVDALLGLGQNGAPRGLIAELVQWSNEQNAFRLALDVPTGLDADTGSVREPIFSADLTITFLAHKLGLLTGAGVNHVGDLVLETLDVTPAERGHVAPVANLLQPPKLPSRRPDSHKGTYGHVVVVGGDNGMFGATLLAGGAALRSGAGKVTLASTTGHLDKAAYWMPELMSTVIEVDASPAIASSEILAVGPGLGTDEWGRHAFEWSLQQINDLVIDADALNLLAEHDEQFPSDRRVVLTPHPGEAARLLHSTTAQVQLNRLSTVSQIARKYRAICVLKGAGTLIADPTGRVALCNLGNPGMASAGMGDVLTGVIAALLAQGHRPFDAACAGVWLHAKAADIAKSDIGEAGLIATDVIQQLPLTLVRCQQS, from the coding sequence ATGGATTCACACATTTTCACTGGTACCGCTGTACAGGCAATAGATCGTTACCTGATTAACGACCTCGGAAAGCAATCGGCCGAATTAATGCAGCTGGCCGGTGAGTCTGCCTTTGCGCTATTGCAACAGAGATTTGACGAGACTGCACGGTCAATGCTTGTCTTGTGTGGTCCAGGTAATAATGGCGGCGATGGATTCGTTGTTGCGCTGGAAGCATTGCGCGCCGACTGGCCAGTACAGTGTGTTGCTGCGAGTGCACCAAAATCTGAAGCGGCTAAGCAAGCGTTCAATCGCTACCGCGAAGCCGGCGGTCAACTGAGTCCGGTCGATCAGGTAATGGGTGGCGAAACGTGCTACGAGGTGGTCGTTGACGCCTTGCTTGGACTGGGCCAAAACGGTGCACCGCGCGGTTTGATCGCTGAGTTAGTGCAATGGAGCAATGAACAAAACGCGTTTCGGTTAGCGCTCGATGTGCCAACCGGTCTGGACGCCGATACCGGGTCGGTGCGGGAACCGATTTTTTCGGCGGATCTGACCATTACATTTCTGGCGCATAAACTGGGCTTGTTGACCGGCGCTGGCGTGAACCACGTAGGCGACTTAGTGCTGGAGACATTGGATGTGACACCGGCCGAGCGTGGTCATGTGGCGCCTGTCGCTAATCTGCTTCAGCCACCAAAACTACCATCCCGCCGCCCTGACTCGCATAAAGGGACTTACGGTCACGTCGTGGTCGTTGGTGGAGACAATGGTATGTTCGGCGCAACGCTCTTAGCCGGTGGTGCAGCGCTGCGAAGTGGCGCTGGCAAAGTCACACTAGCCAGTACCACAGGACATCTAGATAAAGCGGCTTATTGGATGCCAGAGCTAATGAGTACCGTCATTGAGGTCGACGCGTCCCCGGCAATCGCCTCCAGCGAAATTCTAGCCGTGGGGCCAGGTTTGGGTACAGATGAGTGGGGGCGGCATGCTTTTGAGTGGAGCCTTCAGCAAATCAACGACCTAGTGATAGACGCAGACGCCTTAAACTTACTGGCTGAGCATGATGAGCAGTTTCCGTCCGATCGACGGGTGGTATTAACCCCGCATCCGGGCGAAGCTGCACGACTGTTGCATTCAACCACCGCGCAAGTACAGCTCAATCGGCTCAGCACGGTCTCTCAAATAGCACGAAAGTACCGCGCAATCTGCGTGCTTAAAGGCGCAGGGACCTTAATAGCAGATCCAACCGGCCGAGTCGCCCTTTGCAACCTCGGCAATCCCGGCATGGCCAGCGCTGGGATGGGGGATGTGCTGACCGGTGTGATTGCCGCCTTGCTTGCGCAGGGACATCGCCCGTTTGATGCGGCCTGTGCCGGTGTGTGGCTACACGCAAAGGCGGCTGATATTGCAAAATCTGATATCGGCGAAGCCGGGTTGATAGCCACTGACGTTATCCAACAGCTGCCGCTCACACTGGTACGTTGCCAGCAGAGCTAA
- a CDS encoding NTP/NDP exchange transporter, with the protein MSNITQLLNRLVSVKSKEISALLISCGYFYLILCAYYIIRPIRSEMAIANGVVNIQWLMVMTFLVLIAITPVFGWVTTRFRTQQFLAYCTLFFASHLVIFYFLFNVDARSIWVTRAFFVWVNVFNMFIVSLFWSFMNDVYSREQASRLFAFIAAGGTAGAISGPIITTFLVTRLGLAPLLLISGSLLCVSVLTINWLTNWQNDEFSKEPTTHTVKNRALKGSVWGGITLILRNQYLLGICLLIALYAISITFIEIQQATLIERNYADPELRTRLFSSVDLAANVLALLLQLFVTAHMIKKWGFRATLLFVPLGITIGFGVMTALPILGVMVAVEVFRRSGDYAIMKPTREMLFSVVSREEKYKAKNFIDTTILRGGNMASAFAFSGVRALGVGAVGIAGISLFLGLAWCAVAFLLGSEYQRRTSESSTKKSQNT; encoded by the coding sequence ATGTCGAACATCACCCAACTCCTCAACCGTCTAGTCTCGGTAAAATCGAAAGAAATCAGCGCCTTACTGATTTCCTGCGGGTATTTCTACCTCATTTTGTGCGCCTACTACATCATTCGGCCAATCCGCTCTGAGATGGCAATTGCGAACGGAGTGGTCAATATTCAATGGCTGATGGTAATGACATTTCTGGTCTTAATCGCCATTACGCCGGTATTTGGTTGGGTTACCACGCGTTTTCGTACCCAGCAATTCTTGGCCTACTGCACCCTGTTCTTCGCCAGCCATCTGGTGATCTTTTACTTTCTGTTTAACGTTGATGCGCGCTCTATTTGGGTAACACGCGCATTTTTTGTTTGGGTTAATGTATTCAATATGTTCATTGTCTCGCTGTTCTGGAGCTTTATGAACGATGTTTACAGCCGGGAACAAGCGAGCCGTTTATTCGCGTTTATTGCCGCCGGTGGTACCGCTGGGGCAATTAGCGGCCCCATTATTACCACCTTCCTGGTGACACGCCTTGGGTTGGCACCACTGCTCCTCATTTCCGGCAGCTTACTCTGCGTGTCGGTACTCACGATTAACTGGCTGACAAACTGGCAAAACGACGAGTTCAGCAAAGAACCAACCACGCACACCGTCAAGAATCGCGCGCTTAAAGGCAGCGTTTGGGGCGGCATCACGCTCATACTCCGGAATCAATACTTGCTCGGGATCTGTTTGCTCATTGCACTCTACGCCATCAGCATTACATTTATCGAGATTCAGCAGGCAACCTTAATCGAACGAAACTATGCGGATCCAGAACTGCGTACCCGCCTGTTCTCAAGTGTGGATTTAGCTGCCAATGTATTGGCACTGTTACTGCAGCTGTTCGTCACCGCACACATGATCAAAAAATGGGGATTCCGAGCCACGCTTTTATTTGTGCCACTCGGCATTACCATCGGCTTTGGCGTGATGACAGCCCTTCCAATACTCGGCGTGATGGTCGCAGTGGAAGTCTTTCGTCGCTCCGGCGACTACGCCATCATGAAGCCGACGCGCGAAATGCTGTTCTCGGTGGTCAGCCGCGAGGAAAAATACAAAGCCAAAAACTTTATTGACACCACCATTTTACGCGGCGGAAATATGGCCAGTGCATTCGCATTCTCCGGTGTACGCGCGCTGGGAGTTGGTGCCGTTGGCATCGCCGGAATCAGTTTATTCTTGGGGCTCGCCTGGTGCGCGGTGGCGTTTCTTCTTGGTTCAGAGTATCAACGTCGCACAAGTGAATCATCGACTAAAAAGTCGCAAAATACTTGA
- a CDS encoding alpha/beta hydrolase — protein sequence MKILTILLVIIALLAAGITWAALDRDRGLKLINTAIGAVSKAQPVANLAYGDQPWQRLDVYPQNKPAPVLVFIHGGGWWHGNKDQYFFAADTFHRLGYTVVMPDYIKHPDQRAKFPSFIEDAALAIAWVKANIAQYQGDASNIFVAGHSAGAHTALMLATDKQYLQRAGLSPKDLRGVAGIAGPYSFTPDSEAAMAVFGPAERYPLMDIFNYVDGDEPSTLLLHSKGDERVGQYNQDGLAERLENAGVDVETVLYDNYSHVDIVLKLHPWFTRNQTVAADIHRFFTARLKTGR from the coding sequence ATGAAAATATTGACGATTCTTCTTGTCATCATTGCCCTTCTTGCTGCCGGAATAACCTGGGCAGCTCTTGACCGTGATCGTGGCCTAAAGCTGATCAACACTGCCATCGGAGCCGTTAGTAAAGCGCAACCCGTTGCGAACCTTGCATACGGCGATCAGCCTTGGCAACGGTTAGACGTATACCCACAAAACAAACCCGCACCGGTATTGGTATTTATTCACGGTGGTGGCTGGTGGCATGGTAACAAAGACCAGTATTTTTTCGCTGCTGACACCTTCCACCGTTTAGGCTACACGGTCGTAATGCCTGACTACATCAAGCACCCAGACCAGCGCGCTAAATTTCCAAGTTTTATCGAGGATGCCGCGCTGGCGATCGCCTGGGTGAAAGCCAATATCGCGCAATACCAAGGCGATGCCAGCAATATTTTTGTCGCCGGGCACTCCGCCGGCGCACACACAGCCTTAATGTTGGCGACAGACAAGCAGTATCTACAGCGCGCGGGACTCAGCCCCAAAGATCTGCGTGGTGTCGCTGGCATTGCTGGACCCTACAGTTTTACGCCCGACTCAGAAGCAGCCATGGCGGTGTTCGGCCCGGCTGAACGTTATCCCTTAATGGACATTTTTAACTATGTCGATGGCGATGAACCCAGCACCTTACTACTGCACAGCAAGGGGGACGAGCGAGTCGGCCAATACAACCAGGATGGACTGGCTGAGCGCTTAGAGAATGCCGGCGTAGACGTGGAAACGGTGCTGTATGACAACTACTCACATGTCGACATTGTGCTCAAACTCCACCCGTGGTTTACCCGCAACCAAACAGTGGCCGCTGACATTCATCGCTTTTTCACGGCCCGATTAAAAACCGGACGTTAA